The genomic DNA AATAATCTTGGAACTTGATTATCGTGATAAAGGAAAGTAAGCCTGAAACAATTCGAATCTATGACGAATATCTTTCCCGACTCGGACCTTTCTTAGCTCAACTTCAAAGTCTTCTTTCACTTTTTGAATCTCGTTTTTCGTCCGATTCATTGCCGATTTCTTTTCCGGTTTTCCTTCCCATTTATAAGCGGCTTCCTGTCGCATCAATTTCTCTTCCAATTGACGTACGGTATTTTGATTGCTGTTTCGAATTTTATATTCTTCTTTTAGAAAGAGATCTTTCGTTTGCTCATACAGTTCGCGTTTACGATCTTCCATCGCCTGGTCCAAAGCTTCGCAGGCCGTTATAAAGTTTGTCTCGTAATCCGAAACGGGAAACTCTTCGGGACCTGCGATCAAGGATTCGCGGACCGCTTCCGGAAGATTTTCTAAAACGCTCACATTCCCGCTTCTACGGTTTACTTCTACCGTGAAAATTTCCTTCCTTTCCAATGAAAATCTGAACTCAACCATAAATACGAAGTACAGTGAACTTCCGGTGGATCGGTAGAATCCTGTTTTCCAACCCCTTCGGTCTTTCAGAAAAGAGAGGACGGCGTTGTCGATCAGCGGATGACCGAATGCCAAAAATTCCAAACTATCGTTTGAAAGCGCTAATTCAGAATCAAAAGTAGCTTTCTTACCCTTATATATTTCGCCGTCCAATTTATACAAATGTGGACCTTCCGTTTGGACTCGACAAGAAGCTTCCTCGGGAAACGCCTTAGAATAACGGACAAAAAATTCCTCTAAGTGCGAATTAGTATATGATCGTTCTTGCAGAGTCGTCTTGTAATAATCCTCTAAATTAAAATCGATCAATTTCGGGGTCACCAGCGAACCGAGTTTCTCGAAGCCTTTCTTCGCGATTTTAATCCTTTGATCGATTTCCTCTTCGACTTCTTTAAGTTTCTTATTCCCCGTCACGAAGCGCATAAAATTGGAATGAAAATCCAGCTCATCCTCGATCGCGCCGAGTAATTCGTCAGAGTTCCCGATCGACTCTTCGAACAATCGAATCTTATTCGAGAGCACTTCCAATATTCTTTCGGCCACGGTGTCCTTAGAGGCGAAATTGAAGATGAATACGTTATCCTTTTGGCCGAAACGATGAATACGTCCGATTCGTTGTTCTATTTTTAAAGGACTCCAAGGAAGATCGTAGTTAAATAAAACATTCGCAAATTGTAAATTTCGACCTTCGCCTCCCGCTTCGGTGCATATTAAAATTTCGGAGGATTTTCTAAATTCAAGAATCGCTTCCTCTTTTGCGTCCGCGCTTAACGATCCGTGAAATAAAGTAACCTTATAATCGGAAAGGCTTGCGGCAAGAAAATCCTGCGTACTCCGAAACTGGGTAAAAATGATAAATTTCGGGTGCCCTTCTTTCTTTAGCTTTGCGATCGTTTCCTTTAGCTTTTGAGTCTTTCGATCGTCTTTGATTTTTTTCCCCAAAAGAATCAAACGGTTCAGCGAAAGTAATTCGCGACGGAGATTAGCTAGATCATTCGGTGCGGATTCGTCCAAATCGGAAACGAAATCCTCAACTCCTTCCGTCTCGTCAAAATCCCATTCCTCCAATTTGCTCTCGATCGATTTCAAATGATGCAAACGGTTCTCAAGCATGAACTTTCGTTTTGAAAGTGCGGAGAGAAGCGCAAAAACGGAGGAATCCAGCAGCTTTTGAAAGACGATCATTACAAAACCGATGGCTCGGTTTTGCGTTCTCATCGCTAAATTATATTCTCTTCGTACGTATTCGGTCGTTTCGTCGTAGAATTGTCTTTCTGCAGGAGAAAGTTCGATCTTAACGGTCTTTGCAAATCTCTTCGTGAAACCTCCGACTTCGACCTTTCTCCTTCTGAGTAGAACTTTAGAGATCTTTTCTTTTAAGTCGGACTTATTGCCCAATACGTAATCGTTCACGAAAGTATTGTAAGGTCCTAAAAGATTGGAATCCACAAGATGAATCAGATAGTACAGCTCTTCCAATTTTCCTCGAAACGGAGTCGCTGTTAGTAAAAGTAAGCATTCACACTTGCGGGCTATTTTTTCGGCAAATAAGTAAGCGCGGGTGACTTTATGATAATCTCGCCGCAGTCTATGCGCCTCGTCGAAAATTACGATATCCCACTTGGTTTTTAAAATCTCTTCGGCATATTTGGGATTCTTAATAAAATCTACGGAAGTAATCACATGCTTGAAATTCTTCCAATTTTTTTCTCCAGAAGCGACAAAGTTGCGTCTTTTAACGATTTCAAAATCTTCGTTGAATTTATTCTTCAGTTCCTGTTGCCACTGAACTAATAATGGAGAAGGAGCTACGATCAATACCCGTTTATAACCGCGCCTAAAGATCAACTCCTTCATAACGAGCGCAGCCTCGATCGTTTTACCTAAACCGACTTCGTCCGCCAGAATAAAGCGCGGCTTCAAAGAATTCACAACGATATAAGTCGATTCGATTTGGTGAGGAAGTAATCTAGTTCTAGAATTGGAAAGCGCGGAAAGCTTATCATACGCATGAGTAAGCTTTAATTCAAAGGCAGTTAAACAAAGATGTAAAAGCTCGGGAGTTCCCGTCGCTTGGGAAAACGGCGTCGGATAGGCCCCGATAATCCGTAGCTGTGATGAAGTTTCCGAAATCGATTTTCGAATTCCTTTCTTCGGAAAGAAAATGGATAATTTTCCCGCCTCGGAAGATTCTATCTTTCCGATTCCCAAATCGATCTCGTTTCTAAGATAGCATGAGTCGCCCCGGTATCCGGTAGGTGATTCCGAATCAAAATCAAGGCTAAGCTGTAGCGTGGACTCCAAACTCAAACCCCTCTCTTATCCCCCCAAATATATTTATGCGTTTGCAAGGATAAACGAAGATTGCTTTTACCGATTTCCTTGATCCATTCCACCAATAATTCGGGCGATAACTCTTTAAAAACGGGGGACACAAGTAGGTTTCCTTCCAATTGAAATCGATCCACAACATCGATGGTTCTTTCAAAATCCTGCCGATCTCTAACCACGAATTTTATCTCATCCAACGGATCATTTCTATCCCGAATGATTTCAAAGTTTTCGACCCGCATCCGATCTTCCATTCCGGATCCGGGGAGCTTATAATCTAAAGTAAAAACCATATCCGGCAGATCTTGAATCAATTCGGCTCCGTTCGTCTCCACCCTTGCTCTCGGGAAATTCCCGGAAGATTTTCGTTCTTCCCGCAATCGATTTGCTAGGATTTTAGAAAACTTTCCGTTCCCAGCCTCCAAAGGTTCCCCACCGGTCAAAAGTACTTGAGTGGAAACAGCGGAAAGACTTCGGATTTCGAAAACCACTTCTTCAACGCTCATTTCCCGTCCTGCATTTGGAGACAGTGCGTATGCGGTATCGCACCAAAGTTTTTTAGAACCGGTCATTCCGCATCGCAAGGAGCATCCTGCAAATCGCACGAATATCGTCGGTAATCCCGTAGATATGCCCTCTCCGGAAACTGATAAATAGATTTCGTGAATTACGGATTTCATATTATAGCGGACGGCCCGTTCGTACAACAGTTTTCCTAACCTTTCCTAATTGTAGCAGAAAAAGGTTTAGCCGGGAATACCAAACTGTTTCACTTGAATTCTAAGTCAAGACCCGACGAATCAGCCTATCCAAAAAAAGGTTGAGATACCCCTAACTATAATGTAAAAAAGTCAATCCCCCTATTGCTCGCTATAGTGACACAATGGGAGTATGAATTGCTGGTTTTAATGCTCCTTTTTAGAAAAAAAAATCACATGCTGTTGGAAGGGAAAGTTCGTTTGGCTTTTACCTTACTTGCGGGACTCATGCTCGCGGGATTTTTGCTATCATTTTGGACCGTCAGAGAACTGGAAAAAACCGGAAACTGGATCCATCATACATACGAAGTCATCAGTAAGATCGATTATGTTAAATCTCTCTCGAGGGATTTGCGTCTCTCATCTCCCCACCTTCGCCCCAAAAGTCAGAAAGAGCTTTTAAACATCGTCGCGGATCTTGAAACCGAAGCAAAGCTTTTGCAAGACCTCATCCACGATAACCAACTGCAGGTCGTCCAAATGGGCGGCCTTTTCGTGGAAATCCAGAATTTAAAAGCCCAAATCAAAACCGTTTATAACGCGCAAGAACGCGGAATCACACAAGTGGAAAAAATTCTTTCTCAGATGCGCGGCGAAGAATTGCTCCTTCTTGAAGAGAGACGCGCAAAAAGACAATCGCAGATTCGAATGACTTTCATCGTTATTTCTATTCTGCTTTTAGGAACCTTATCAGTCATCTTATTGAGCATTCAAACGATTCGTAAAGACATCGGTGAAAAAAAGCAGATGACCGATCGATTAATCCAAAGTGAGACTAGACTTCTCTCCATACTTGACGGACTTCCTTCGGCATTCGCAATGCTGGATAAGGAAGGGAGAATATTATTTCACAATCAGGTCTTTGCAAAAAAATTCCTCAACCCGACCTATGAAAGTTTTCTGGATTTGAATCTTCTCTTCGGACCCGAAAAAACGAAGTACATTTCGAGAATGCTCGAAACGTCTATCAGTGGATCGGTGCCGGTAGAATATGAATTGGATCTACCTACCCAAGATTCGATACGTACTTTTCATTGCATTAATTTGCCTCTATTAGGCGTTGAAAACGAAGTCTATGCTATCTGCGCTCTCTTCACTGATATCACCGTTCGGAAGAACTACGAGGACGATCTTAAAAGAGCCAAGGAAGAAGCTGAAAAAGCGAACCAAGCAAAATCGGATTTTTTAGCGATGATGAGTCATGAAATTAGAACACCGATGAACGGAGTAATCGGAATGACCGAACTCCTATTGGATTCCGATCTTGCGGGAGATCAGAGAGAATACGCTGAGATCATTCAAAAAAGCGGAGAAAGCCTTTTAAGCATCATCAATGATATTTTAGATTATTCGAAGATCGAATCCGGCACCCTGAGTTTGGAATCGAAAGAATTTTCGATTCTTGAAACTGCGGAGGAAACGTTGGATCTTTTTAGATCAAGCGCAGCGGAAAAAGGGATCGATTTGATATGTCATATAGATCCGAACGTCCCCGAAATGATAATCGGAGATAAGCTTAGGCTTAGACAAGTATTGATCAACTTATTCGGAAATTCGTTGAAGTTCACTGAAAAAGGGGAGGTTTTTTTATCCGCAGAAGTTTCTAAGAAAGATAAATCCTTCTATACTATTCGCTTTTCCGTTCGCGATTCGGGAATAGGAATCCCAAAAGAGAAACAAAAGCAACTTTTCAATCCCTTCTACCAAGCGGATACGAGCTCGACTAGAAAATACGGAGGAACCGGATTAGGTTTATCCATATCGTATCGTTTAATTAAGATGATGGGTGGACGGATTTGGCTGGAGAGTGAAATTAATAAAGGAACTACTTTTTCATTCGAAATACAAGCGGAAAGCGTCGAACAAAAAAAACAGGTTACGGCAAATATAAATTTTCCCGGATTAGAAAATCGCAAAATTCTATTAATCGACGATAATGCGACAAACCTTCGGATTCTTTCTCATCAGCTTCAAACATTGGGGCTTATGACCTTTTCCTCTTCTTCGAAAGAAGAAGCGTTATCCTTACTTGAATTGGGAATTCTGCCCGAGCTAGGAATACTCGATTACAATCTTTCCGGAAGTAACGGAGTTCAGATCGCACAAGAATTAAGACGTAAGAATTTCCTCTTTCCGTTGATCTTGCTTTCTTCTTCAGTATTGGATATGAAGGAAAGGGAAATCGCGGACCAACTTTTTCTAGGACAATTGAATAAGCCCGTTAAGAAGAAAGAGCTCGAACAAATCGTGACGGAAATTCTGGTCACTGGAACCGGAAAAGGAAAAGCGAATCGATCCGCCTCTTACTTGGAAAAGCAAAAGGATTTACTACAATCAACTTATCCGTTCGAAGTCTTGATAGCGGAAGACAACGAAATTAACCTGTCTCTAGCTAAGCGAATAATGCAAAAACTCGGTTATAATCCGGAAGTTGCGATCAATGGAAAACAGGTTTTAAATCGGCTTCGTGAAAGAAAATTCGACGTGATTTTAATGGATGTACACATGCCGGAAATGGACGGCATCCAAGCGACTCAGGTAATTCGAAATACCTGGCCGCAGAACGAACAGCCGTACATTATCGCAATGACGGCGGCTGCAATGCAAGGAGACCGAGAAATCTGCCTGCGAGCCGGCATGAACGATTATGTTTCAAAACCAATCGTTTTCGAGGAACTCATTCATGCCCTCCGAAAAGCGGGAAACTCAATCTTCGCCTGATTCAAATTTAAAATACATTTGTCCCAAGATGAAAAATTGCCGATTATTAATATTAAGGGATTATCAGAATGTTTTCCGGAACGAAGCTGCGAAATTTCTCCGTTATACCTGTCAAAAGCCGTCATCTATTGGCTCTGCTTTGCTGCATTTTATTCCTGCCGTATCAAGGGAATTCACAAGACGGTGAAACCGTAAAAACTCTCGATACTCGAAAAACGATCCTTTGGACCGGAGAGATACTCGGAGTTTACCGTAACAAGGGCAAAGTTAAGATTCGAATCGAACGAAATTCTTTCTTTGCGGATCGTGAAGAGGAGGAAATTCGCGCAGTTCTAGATATGTATAAGCGATTTCCATTGCTCCGAAAACCGAAGCTCGAGGAAATCGGCTCTTTCTCGATCGAGAATGTAGAAATTGAATTCGAAAAAGTTGGCCGCAAAACAAAACCGGTATCCGTCGAAATGAGAGGATCCTTTTCGTTGCTTCCAGGAAACCCCGAGCGGCTCGTTGCCGCCGGGATTTTAGTAGGGCACTATGGAGAGGAAAAATTTTATCAAGATCCCGCGGCTTTCGATGCAACCGATGTCGTCAGAAATAGACCGAAAAAAATTCTCCTTCATCCTAAGGACGGCAAAGAAATGGTTCTCGTAAGTTCCGGATACGAGTCCGGCGGCAAGACTCTTTACGAACAAATGGGATATTTCCTTTTTGGCCAGGGTTCGGAACCTTCGGAAGACAGCTATAATCCTTTTTTCGATTCGCCCAGACGAGATACATTGGAGGAACTTTCCTCCTTTTATATAGACAAGCATGAAGTCACAAACAAAGAATATTATAGATTCCTAAAGGAAACAGGAACGCCTCCTCCACCGCATTGGGAAAACGGTTTTTATCCGAAAGGAAAAGACTATCACCCTGTAGTGAATCTTACTTACAGAGAAGCGGAGCTTTATGCAAAATGGACCGGTAAGAGGGTCCCAAGCGAATTTCAATGGGAAAAAGCGGCAAGGGGAACGGGAATTTCCTGGAGACTGCTTAAGGACGAGAGTTACGAATTCGTTTCTAACCCCCGAGATTATCCATTCGGTAACGAATACGACCCGGTACTTTGCAATACGAAAGAAAGCGGCAAAAAGGAAACCGTTTCCGTGTTCGAGCTATCTACAAAAGGAGAAAGTCCTTTCGGAGCCTTGGGAATGTGCGGTAATGCTCCTGAATGGACTAGTTCCCCTTATCTTCCCTATAAAGCCCACAGACTTTCGTCCGTAAAATTCGGTAAACATCTGAGAGTTATTCGAGGCGGTTCCTTCAGTTCGGATAAGGAAGAAGCAAAATCTTATTCGAGAGATTTTGGAGGGATTCCGAATCTTTCCACGGACCGAAAAGCGGGAATTCGCTTAATCATGGAGTTGAAGAAATAATACTTCTTCCGATATCAATAAAAGTTAATTTCCGTAAGAAATACGATTCAAGTCACTCGACTTTTTAAGAGAAGCTTATCCAGCGTTTTGGGAGCGAAGCGACTCAAAAATAGGCCGAACTTTTCTTTAAAACCGGCGGGGAATATATCCCTCTTTCTTGCTTCAATTCCCTTCAAAACGATTTTCGCAACCGCATCCGGTTCCATCCCTCTTTTTTGCCCTTCATCCATGATGCCGTGAGGAGAACCGTCGGCGGACAGAGCTTTCACGGAAATATCCGTCTTAACAAACCCCGGCGAGACCGTTAACACATGCACGCCCGATTCCGCATTTTCCAACCGGATACTATCCATGAAAGCTTGGATTGCATGCTTGCTCGCGGCATAACCGGAACGATATTGTGTCGCGAATTTACCTTGGATGGAAGAGACTGCAACGACATGACCGTCGGTTTGTCGAAGATCGTTTTCCAAAAGTTTATACAGTAATACCAACGGATAATAGTTCGTTTCGATTAGGTTTCGAAAGACCTTAAAATCCGCCTCGGACGCCAAAGCGCGCATCGAAACTCCCGCATTGTGAACGAACCCGTCTATACGCTTCACTCTTTTGCGAAATTCTTCCACGGCTTTTTTCAGTTCGGTCTCCGAGGTTACGTCTGCGGGAAGAATAATCATTTGATCGGAATTCGGAAGAGAAGTTTTTAATTCTTTCAAAGCATCTTTACGCCGCGCAATGACACCCACGACCGCTCCCGCATTTGAAAGTTCTTTAGCAATCGATCTCCCAATACCGGAACTTGCACCAGTAACGAGAAAAACCTTATCTTTGAAAAACGAACTCATATTCAAAATGCCTTTCAGCGGTAGGGAAAATAATAAGAAAGATTCCTAAAAAAGCAAAGTAAAATCCTTTCTGGGTTTGAACGTCTTAAAAAAACTGAATTAGGGGGAAGAATGGCACTTTCGCAACTCAAACAAAAAATCAGATTCAAAGATTGCGGCTTCCAGAGAAGATATGAAAGTAGGTACTACTGGTTTCCCGAGGAAAGTCCCCCCTCCTGCTTAATCGAGGCCAGCCAACGAGACTCCTATCACGACATGACTCTGTATATGTTGATTAATTTAACGAATATGAAGATTATCGATCTTGACGTAGAAGAGGATCGAGTTCCTTACGAAACATGTCCGCATGCGATCAAGACTTATTCGTATCTTATCGGTGAAGAAATGTCTTACAGTAAAATCATGCGCAAATTTCCGGAAGATAAAACCGCAGGCTGCCTGCATATAAACGAGTTATTACAGAACGCGGCGCAAAGTTTTTCTTCCGCCTACGCCTTCTTCTTAAAGGAGCGCAATTTTCCTCCTGAGCTGGATGAGTATCGTATGTATGCCGGCACTCTTGATGCAAAAAGCAGGCGGGAAATCGGAAGGCATTGGTGGATGAAAGATAAAGGAGTTCGAAATTCCTGCTTTAGCTTTTCCTCCCGGCACGAGACCGCGGAACTCAAAGAGCAAGTGAAACCTCTTGACAGCATTACCGCTATGATGGTAAAGGAATTCCGTAGCTCTCGAAAAGATCGAGAATCGGAGTAAAACCGTTTTCTCTCGACCAAATCCGGACTACCGGAAAATTCTATTGTTTTTTCGCGCCATTATGCCCGCTTAGCTCAGGGGTAGAGCATTTCCCTCGTAATGAAAAGGTCGCCGGTTCAATTCCGGCAGCGGGCTTCCCTTTTTTCGTTTTATCTTTGGAACGAAAACTATTTCGAATCTATCACGGAATACCCAAGTATTTGATTCTCTTTTTGCGTTAATTTACAAAGAGAAGAGAAACGTAGTCGCCGTTATATTACTCACATGTTTCTTCAGTGAGCATGCCACCTAGCTAAAGCTAACGATGCCAAACTGCAAAAATCGGCGCATGAAAAAACGTAACGAAGAAACCGGCGGCAAGTCGGTTTAATTAAGATTATCCTTCGGAATGGAAAAATATTATTCGGAAAGGTTACCAACCGATATAAAAACCAGATTTTCATAAAACGTGATGCTAGGATAAATCCAACCAAAAAACCGAGTCAGACGAATTTTATGCGGATGGCGGAATGATGCACCAATCGCTTTAAATTCGAATATTTATGATTGGAGTTTTAATATTAATCTTCGTATAATAGTGTCGTGTCCGTTAGTCTAACTTTTTCGGGCTCTTATGCGAAACGGAATTCTGCCAATTCTATTATTTTCCTTATTCTTACGGTCTCCGTTAATCGGCGAGCCGAGCGAATATTGCGATTCTAAAAACGTGTGTTACACGGTTGAACCCGGCATTTTTGACGGTTCGATTTTTCTTCAGGCGAAGACACTTCCACCCGATGCGTTTTTTACGATCTATCTAGCGGTTTCAGGATCGAACGTTTCCACAGACCCAAAAACTCCCGTTTCGATCGTACTCCACGGATCGGAACGGAAAAAAGCGATCGATCTAATTAAAATCGACCCGACTCAACCGATAACTCCTAGAGTGGATTTCGTTTCTTATTTCGGAAAACTGAATGCGGTTCACGACGATTCATACGTATATCATTTACCGTATGAAGGAAAATCCTGGATATCCGTCGGATACAATTCCGGAAATGAACATCGCGGAGATGCCATGTATTCTCTGGACTTTTACATGCCGGAAGGAACGACGGTTTTAGCGGCAAGGGACGGAACTATTGTCGAAACGGAAGATCGATTTTCAGTCGGTAAAATTGATCCGACTCTAATCGACAAAGCCAACCGGATTATCATCGCTCACTCGGACGGAACTGTTGCTATTTACGGACATTTAAAAAAAGAGGGAGTACTTGTAAAGCCCGGTGATAGAGTGGTGGCAGGTTCAAAAATCGGCTTCTCGGGAAATACGGGATATTCAAGCGGCCCTCACTTGCATTTCGAAGTATATCGTCCGGAAGAAAATCGACGTAAAAAAACTTTTCCGACTTTATTTAAAACCGAATCGGGAGAAGCCGAATATCTTACGGAAGAAAACGCTTACTGGCAAATGACCGAACCGAAGTTTCCGGGTTTTCCGATCACCGATTTGGATAAGTTATGCTTTAGTGAAATTGCCCCGACTGCTGAAGTAAATTCTTCCTGCGCAGATAGAGTTTCGCTTAAAAGGAAATTCTATGTAACGATGCCCATTTATAAAAACGGACCCTACGTATTCGAAGCGGAACTTTTCGTCTCCGGACAAAGAAAGCCTACTTTATCGTTCAGCGATAAGATACCTGCTGGTGTGACTTCCGTTTCTTGGGAATTTCCTCCCCAAACGATAAAGGGAAAATATTCCATTCAAATTCGAATGAACGAAATCGATATTGGAACTAAGACCTTTCAAATCCTTCCTTGACCGAATAGGCTCCTATCTGTTACAAGGAACCCTCGATGTCCAATTTCATCATTATAGGAGTTTGTTTTTTAGCCGGTATCATAATACGTCATTGGGGAAAATTTCCGACA from Leptospira fainei serovar Hurstbridge str. BUT 6 includes the following:
- a CDS encoding DEAD/DEAH box helicase, translated to MESTLQLSLDFDSESPTGYRGDSCYLRNEIDLGIGKIESSEAGKLSIFFPKKGIRKSISETSSQLRIIGAYPTPFSQATGTPELLHLCLTAFELKLTHAYDKLSALSNSRTRLLPHQIESTYIVVNSLKPRFILADEVGLGKTIEAALVMKELIFRRGYKRVLIVAPSPLLVQWQQELKNKFNEDFEIVKRRNFVASGEKNWKNFKHVITSVDFIKNPKYAEEILKTKWDIVIFDEAHRLRRDYHKVTRAYLFAEKIARKCECLLLLTATPFRGKLEELYYLIHLVDSNLLGPYNTFVNDYVLGNKSDLKEKISKVLLRRRKVEVGGFTKRFAKTVKIELSPAERQFYDETTEYVRREYNLAMRTQNRAIGFVMIVFQKLLDSSVFALLSALSKRKFMLENRLHHLKSIESKLEEWDFDETEGVEDFVSDLDESAPNDLANLRRELLSLNRLILLGKKIKDDRKTQKLKETIAKLKKEGHPKFIIFTQFRSTQDFLAASLSDYKVTLFHGSLSADAKEEAILEFRKSSEILICTEAGGEGRNLQFANVLFNYDLPWSPLKIEQRIGRIHRFGQKDNVFIFNFASKDTVAERILEVLSNKIRLFEESIGNSDELLGAIEDELDFHSNFMRFVTGNKKLKEVEEEIDQRIKIAKKGFEKLGSLVTPKLIDFNLEDYYKTTLQERSYTNSHLEEFFVRYSKAFPEEASCRVQTEGPHLYKLDGEIYKGKKATFDSELALSNDSLEFLAFGHPLIDNAVLSFLKDRRGWKTGFYRSTGSSLYFVFMVEFRFSLERKEIFTVEVNRRSGNVSVLENLPEAVRESLIAGPEEFPVSDYETNFITACEALDQAMEDRKRELYEQTKDLFLKEEYKIRNSNQNTVRQLEEKLMRQEAAYKWEGKPEKKSAMNRTKNEIQKVKEDFEVELRKVRVGKDIRHRFELFQAYFPLSR
- a CDS encoding 7-carboxy-7-deazaguanine synthase QueE, with amino-acid sequence MKSVIHEIYLSVSGEGISTGLPTIFVRFAGCSLRCGMTGSKKLWCDTAYALSPNAGREMSVEEVVFEIRSLSAVSTQVLLTGGEPLEAGNGKFSKILANRLREERKSSGNFPRARVETNGAELIQDLPDMVFTLDYKLPGSGMEDRMRVENFEIIRDRNDPLDEIKFVVRDRQDFERTIDVVDRFQLEGNLLVSPVFKELSPELLVEWIKEIGKSNLRLSLQTHKYIWGDKRGV
- a CDS encoding hybrid sensor histidine kinase/response regulator is translated as MLLEGKVRLAFTLLAGLMLAGFLLSFWTVRELEKTGNWIHHTYEVISKIDYVKSLSRDLRLSSPHLRPKSQKELLNIVADLETEAKLLQDLIHDNQLQVVQMGGLFVEIQNLKAQIKTVYNAQERGITQVEKILSQMRGEELLLLEERRAKRQSQIRMTFIVISILLLGTLSVILLSIQTIRKDIGEKKQMTDRLIQSETRLLSILDGLPSAFAMLDKEGRILFHNQVFAKKFLNPTYESFLDLNLLFGPEKTKYISRMLETSISGSVPVEYELDLPTQDSIRTFHCINLPLLGVENEVYAICALFTDITVRKNYEDDLKRAKEEAEKANQAKSDFLAMMSHEIRTPMNGVIGMTELLLDSDLAGDQREYAEIIQKSGESLLSIINDILDYSKIESGTLSLESKEFSILETAEETLDLFRSSAAEKGIDLICHIDPNVPEMIIGDKLRLRQVLINLFGNSLKFTEKGEVFLSAEVSKKDKSFYTIRFSVRDSGIGIPKEKQKQLFNPFYQADTSSTRKYGGTGLGLSISYRLIKMMGGRIWLESEINKGTTFSFEIQAESVEQKKQVTANINFPGLENRKILLIDDNATNLRILSHQLQTLGLMTFSSSSKEEALSLLELGILPELGILDYNLSGSNGVQIAQELRRKNFLFPLILLSSSVLDMKEREIADQLFLGQLNKPVKKKELEQIVTEILVTGTGKGKANRSASYLEKQKDLLQSTYPFEVLIAEDNEINLSLAKRIMQKLGYNPEVAINGKQVLNRLRERKFDVILMDVHMPEMDGIQATQVIRNTWPQNEQPYIIAMTAAAMQGDREICLRAGMNDYVSKPIVFEELIHALRKAGNSIFA
- a CDS encoding SUMF1/EgtB/PvdO family nonheme iron enzyme, with the protein product MFSGTKLRNFSVIPVKSRHLLALLCCILFLPYQGNSQDGETVKTLDTRKTILWTGEILGVYRNKGKVKIRIERNSFFADREEEEIRAVLDMYKRFPLLRKPKLEEIGSFSIENVEIEFEKVGRKTKPVSVEMRGSFSLLPGNPERLVAAGILVGHYGEEKFYQDPAAFDATDVVRNRPKKILLHPKDGKEMVLVSSGYESGGKTLYEQMGYFLFGQGSEPSEDSYNPFFDSPRRDTLEELSSFYIDKHEVTNKEYYRFLKETGTPPPPHWENGFYPKGKDYHPVVNLTYREAELYAKWTGKRVPSEFQWEKAARGTGISWRLLKDESYEFVSNPRDYPFGNEYDPVLCNTKESGKKETVSVFELSTKGESPFGALGMCGNAPEWTSSPYLPYKAHRLSSVKFGKHLRVIRGGSFSSDKEEAKSYSRDFGGIPNLSTDRKAGIRLIMELKK
- a CDS encoding SDR family oxidoreductase — its product is MSSFFKDKVFLVTGASSGIGRSIAKELSNAGAVVGVIARRKDALKELKTSLPNSDQMIILPADVTSETELKKAVEEFRKRVKRIDGFVHNAGVSMRALASEADFKVFRNLIETNYYPLVLLYKLLENDLRQTDGHVVAVSSIQGKFATQYRSGYAASKHAIQAFMDSIRLENAESGVHVLTVSPGFVKTDISVKALSADGSPHGIMDEGQKRGMEPDAVAKIVLKGIEARKRDIFPAGFKEKFGLFLSRFAPKTLDKLLLKSRVT
- a CDS encoding DUF2889 domain-containing protein, with product MALSQLKQKIRFKDCGFQRRYESRYYWFPEESPPSCLIEASQRDSYHDMTLYMLINLTNMKIIDLDVEEDRVPYETCPHAIKTYSYLIGEEMSYSKIMRKFPEDKTAGCLHINELLQNAAQSFSSAYAFFLKERNFPPELDEYRMYAGTLDAKSRREIGRHWWMKDKGVRNSCFSFSSRHETAELKEQVKPLDSITAMMVKEFRSSRKDRESE
- a CDS encoding M23 family metallopeptidase; protein product: MRNGILPILLFSLFLRSPLIGEPSEYCDSKNVCYTVEPGIFDGSIFLQAKTLPPDAFFTIYLAVSGSNVSTDPKTPVSIVLHGSERKKAIDLIKIDPTQPITPRVDFVSYFGKLNAVHDDSYVYHLPYEGKSWISVGYNSGNEHRGDAMYSLDFYMPEGTTVLAARDGTIVETEDRFSVGKIDPTLIDKANRIIIAHSDGTVAIYGHLKKEGVLVKPGDRVVAGSKIGFSGNTGYSSGPHLHFEVYRPEENRRKKTFPTLFKTESGEAEYLTEENAYWQMTEPKFPGFPITDLDKLCFSEIAPTAEVNSSCADRVSLKRKFYVTMPIYKNGPYVFEAELFVSGQRKPTLSFSDKIPAGVTSVSWEFPPQTIKGKYSIQIRMNEIDIGTKTFQILP